One genomic window of Myxococcus xanthus includes the following:
- a CDS encoding AMP-binding protein, whose product MSQNPVPSYAHGTSTTPLLGETIGQNLRRTVERHGDREALVVASQGFRATYQQLWALTSQVARGLMALGVQKGDRVGLWSPNRFEWVAVQYATARIGAILVNINPAYRTSELEYALNQSGTKVLLHARGFRQTDYRGMVKEVRPRCAGLAAALVLEDDWQRLLDGAEDVSEDALAAREASLQFDDAINIQYTSGTTGFPKGATLSHHNVLNNGFFIGEALRYGPEDRVCIPVPFYHCFGMVIGNLACTSHGATMVIPAEAFDPLTVLQTVQAERCTSLYGVPTMFIAELDHPRFGEFDLSTLRTGVMAGSPCPVEVMKQVQSRMHMREVTICYGMTETSPVSTQSALDEPLDKRVSTVGRVHPHLEVKVIDAGSGEVVPRGSPGELCTRGYSVMLGYWANPEATAAAVDAAGWMHTGDLAVMDDEGYVKVVGRIKDTIIRGGENISPREVEEFLHAHPGVSETQVIGVPSKRYGEEVMAWVRVKPGATLTAEELTRFCAGRIASFKIPRYFKFVDAFPMTVTGKVQKFKMREASVVELGLEDAAAIKTA is encoded by the coding sequence CCTACGCCCATGGCACCAGCACCACCCCGCTGCTGGGGGAGACGATTGGCCAGAACCTGCGCCGCACCGTCGAGCGCCACGGCGACCGGGAGGCCCTGGTGGTGGCGTCCCAGGGGTTTCGGGCCACGTATCAACAGCTCTGGGCGCTCACCTCGCAGGTGGCCCGGGGGCTGATGGCCCTGGGCGTTCAGAAGGGGGACCGGGTGGGGCTCTGGTCACCCAACCGCTTCGAATGGGTGGCCGTCCAGTACGCCACGGCCCGTATCGGCGCCATCCTGGTCAACATCAACCCGGCCTACCGCACCTCGGAGCTGGAGTACGCCCTCAACCAGTCCGGCACCAAGGTGCTGCTCCACGCACGGGGCTTCCGGCAGACGGACTACCGGGGCATGGTGAAAGAGGTCCGGCCGCGCTGTGCCGGCCTGGCGGCGGCGCTCGTCCTGGAGGACGACTGGCAGCGGCTGCTCGATGGCGCGGAGGATGTTTCGGAGGACGCGTTGGCCGCCCGCGAGGCGTCGCTCCAGTTCGATGACGCCATCAACATCCAATACACGTCGGGAACGACAGGCTTCCCGAAGGGCGCCACGCTGTCGCACCACAATGTCTTGAACAACGGCTTCTTCATCGGGGAGGCCCTTCGCTACGGCCCCGAGGACCGGGTGTGCATCCCGGTGCCGTTCTACCACTGCTTCGGCATGGTGATTGGCAACCTGGCCTGTACCAGCCACGGCGCCACCATGGTGATTCCCGCCGAGGCGTTCGACCCGCTGACGGTGCTCCAGACGGTGCAGGCCGAGCGCTGCACGTCGCTGTACGGCGTGCCCACGATGTTCATCGCGGAGCTGGACCATCCGCGCTTCGGTGAGTTCGATTTGTCGACGCTGCGCACCGGTGTCATGGCGGGCTCGCCGTGCCCGGTGGAGGTGATGAAGCAGGTGCAGTCGCGCATGCACATGCGCGAGGTGACCATCTGCTACGGCATGACGGAGACGTCGCCGGTGTCCACGCAGAGCGCGCTGGACGAGCCGCTGGACAAGCGCGTGTCCACCGTGGGGCGCGTGCATCCGCACCTGGAGGTCAAGGTCATCGACGCGGGCTCGGGTGAGGTGGTTCCTCGCGGCTCGCCGGGCGAGCTGTGCACGCGTGGGTACAGCGTCATGCTGGGGTACTGGGCCAACCCCGAGGCCACCGCCGCGGCCGTGGACGCCGCCGGGTGGATGCACACGGGCGACCTCGCGGTGATGGACGACGAGGGCTACGTGAAGGTGGTGGGCCGCATCAAGGACACCATCATCCGGGGCGGTGAGAACATCTCCCCGCGCGAGGTCGAGGAGTTCCTCCACGCGCACCCGGGCGTCAGCGAGACGCAAGTCATTGGCGTGCCGAGCAAGAGGTACGGCGAGGAGGTCATGGCCTGGGTGCGGGTGAAGCCCGGCGCGACGCTCACCGCCGAGGAGCTGACCCGGTTCTGCGCGGGCCGCATCGCGTCCTTCAAGATTCCCCGCTACTTCAAGTTCGTGGACGCGTTCCCGATGACGGTGACGGGCAAGGTGCAGAAGTTCAAGATGCGCGAGGCGTCCGTCGTGGAGCTGGGGCTGGAGGACGCCGCGGCCATCAAGACGGCTTGA
- a CDS encoding TfoX/Sxy family protein: MARTDSFVEYTVELLEKLGPVKSRSMFGGWGLYLGGRMFGLIGGGQLFLKVDDVTKPDFQAAGCRPFIYEGMKTPVEMGYWTPPADAADDAYALLPWARKAVDAANRAALKKAQKTARKKAPAKKRTSRVKPS; this comes from the coding sequence ATGGCCCGGACGGACAGCTTCGTTGAGTACACGGTGGAACTGCTGGAGAAGCTGGGGCCCGTGAAGTCCCGGTCGATGTTCGGCGGCTGGGGGCTCTACCTCGGCGGACGGATGTTCGGGCTCATCGGCGGCGGTCAGTTGTTCCTGAAGGTGGATGACGTCACCAAGCCGGACTTCCAGGCCGCCGGATGCCGGCCGTTCATCTACGAAGGCATGAAGACCCCGGTGGAGATGGGCTATTGGACGCCGCCCGCGGACGCGGCGGATGACGCCTACGCGCTCCTGCCCTGGGCCCGGAAGGCCGTGGACGCGGCGAACCGGGCCGCGTTGAAGAAGGCCCAGAAGACGGCACGAAAGAAGGCACCGGCGAAGAAGCGCACCTCGCGCGTCAAGCCGTCTTGA
- a CDS encoding LysR family transcriptional regulator, translated as MTSEQLRAFLEVARAGRLATAARGLGLSQSGLSRQLQSLEAALGTRLLVRTPGGTVLTDAGERFLPHAQRALDALTAGTSELERLSGTPHGVVSLGTLHTVGAYLLPDIIPAFARQFPEVRPRLSEGLAPAMEEGVARGALDLAILSLPVRRADLVAQRLWEESLVLAVPRGHRLTKSGKPVTMDEAVEEPWVVIPGMSGTRAMEAACEARGVTPRLAVETDNAEAMRRMVERGLGVAMVPQLMARDHHAQGFDVVPLARAGVKRQVALIHRGEGYLTAAARALKSFIVESVRAMPEPWGTRKAAPGARVR; from the coding sequence ATGACCTCCGAACAGCTCCGAGCCTTCCTCGAAGTCGCCCGGGCGGGACGCCTGGCCACCGCCGCGCGTGGGCTGGGTCTGTCCCAGTCCGGCCTCTCCCGGCAGCTCCAATCACTCGAGGCCGCCCTGGGCACGCGCTTGCTCGTCCGCACGCCAGGGGGCACGGTGCTGACAGACGCGGGAGAGCGCTTCCTGCCTCATGCCCAGCGCGCCCTGGACGCACTGACGGCGGGCACCTCGGAGCTGGAGCGGCTGTCGGGGACGCCACACGGCGTGGTGTCGCTCGGCACGCTGCATACCGTGGGGGCGTACCTGCTGCCGGACATCATCCCGGCCTTCGCGCGCCAGTTCCCGGAGGTCCGGCCTCGGCTGAGCGAGGGACTGGCACCGGCCATGGAGGAAGGCGTGGCACGCGGCGCCCTGGACCTGGCCATCCTCTCCCTCCCCGTGCGGCGCGCGGACCTGGTGGCGCAGCGACTGTGGGAGGAGTCCCTGGTGCTCGCCGTCCCGCGTGGACACCGGCTGACGAAGTCAGGCAAGCCCGTGACGATGGACGAGGCCGTGGAAGAGCCCTGGGTCGTCATCCCCGGCATGAGCGGCACCCGAGCGATGGAGGCCGCCTGTGAGGCGCGGGGCGTGACACCCCGCCTGGCGGTGGAGACGGACAACGCGGAGGCCATGCGCCGCATGGTGGAGCGCGGCCTGGGCGTGGCGATGGTGCCGCAGTTGATGGCCCGAGACCACCATGCCCAGGGCTTCGATGTGGTGCCCCTGGCGCGCGCCGGGGTGAAGCGGCAGGTGGCGCTGATACACCGGGGAGAGGGCTACCTCACGGCCGCGGCGCGGGCGCTCAAGTCCTTCATCGTGGAGAGCGTGCGCGCCATGCCCGAACCCTGGGGCACGAGGAAGGCGGCTCCAGGCGCTCGGGTGCGCTAG
- a CDS encoding MFS transporter → MDGSGVTAEPMVSARPGVARRTATGAVLLALVVSAFEGTVVTSAMPTITRELGGQHLYSWVFSAFLFASTVGVLVSGKLADRLGRKPVFFSGMGLFLVGSALCGLADSVPGLIAFRVIQGLGAGALQPTTLTISADLYTLRERVAVQGLFTGAWGAGNVVGPLIGGWLVMHASWRWVFLVNVPVGLFAAALLYLSYRDPPRRPEVRMDRWGPVLAGSSAALLLFSLEPGAASLRWACALAAVGAGWLLVWQQRTTVSPLLPAELLRDRAVLSGIVGGIAGGSLLYSMAAWVPLWMTEQGGHTPLAAGLALLPMLLGWSVGSTFGVKLLVRGGMRLSAGVGFAVAALGAGWLSLAAARGWGVPAALMGLAVLGLGLGPAASTSLIGPQSRAPWHHRGIVTSALYATRLLGGSLAVALLALASGHFALQFGIAAGLTAVAALGLALLAPGRTEPAASGA, encoded by the coding sequence ATGGACGGAAGCGGCGTCACAGCGGAGCCCATGGTCAGCGCGCGTCCAGGCGTGGCGCGGCGGACAGCGACAGGCGCGGTGTTGCTGGCCCTGGTGGTCAGCGCGTTCGAAGGCACCGTCGTGACGAGTGCCATGCCCACCATCACCCGGGAGCTGGGAGGTCAGCACCTCTACTCGTGGGTGTTCTCCGCCTTCCTCTTTGCCTCCACCGTCGGCGTGCTCGTCTCCGGGAAGCTGGCGGACCGGCTGGGACGCAAGCCCGTCTTCTTCTCGGGCATGGGGTTGTTCCTGGTGGGCTCCGCGCTGTGTGGCCTGGCGGACTCGGTGCCGGGGCTCATTGCCTTCCGGGTCATCCAGGGCTTGGGCGCGGGCGCGTTGCAGCCCACCACGCTCACCATCTCCGCCGACCTCTACACGCTGCGTGAGCGCGTCGCCGTGCAGGGGCTGTTCACAGGGGCCTGGGGCGCGGGCAACGTCGTGGGGCCGCTCATTGGCGGCTGGCTGGTGATGCACGCCTCGTGGCGCTGGGTGTTCCTGGTCAACGTGCCGGTGGGCCTGTTCGCCGCGGCGCTGCTGTACCTCTCCTACCGCGACCCGCCTCGCCGTCCGGAGGTCCGCATGGACCGGTGGGGGCCCGTGCTCGCGGGCTCCTCGGCGGCGCTGCTCCTCTTCTCGTTGGAGCCGGGGGCCGCGAGCCTGCGGTGGGCCTGCGCGCTGGCCGCCGTGGGCGCGGGCTGGCTGCTGGTGTGGCAGCAACGCACGACGGTGTCTCCGTTGCTTCCGGCGGAGTTGCTGAGAGATCGCGCGGTGCTCAGCGGCATCGTGGGCGGCATCGCGGGCGGCTCGCTGCTGTACAGCATGGCCGCGTGGGTGCCGTTGTGGATGACGGAGCAAGGCGGTCACACGCCACTGGCGGCGGGACTGGCGCTGCTGCCGATGCTGCTGGGCTGGTCCGTGGGCTCCACCTTCGGCGTGAAGCTGCTGGTGCGCGGAGGCATGCGACTGAGCGCCGGCGTGGGCTTCGCGGTGGCGGCGCTGGGGGCCGGGTGGCTGTCATTGGCCGCCGCACGGGGCTGGGGTGTGCCCGCGGCGCTGATGGGGCTGGCGGTGCTCGGCCTGGGGCTGGGGCCCGCCGCCAGCACGTCGCTGATTGGACCGCAGTCCCGCGCGCCCTGGCACCACCGGGGCATCGTCACCAGCGCGCTCTACGCCACGCGGCTTCTGGGCGGCTCACTGGCGGTGGCGTTGCTCGCGCTGGCCAGCGGGCACTTCGCCCTGCAGTTCGGCATCGCCGCTGGACTCACGGCCGTCGCGGCGCTCGGGTTGGCGCTGTTGGCTCCGGGCAGGACGGAGCCAGCGGCATCGGGGGCGTGA
- a CDS encoding serine/threonine-protein kinase: protein MHSTDDEEGVAYLGGAAPEPQLRVTPPPAIVKPPPRAGLPPVPQRMETPPDATFHPVTPPPALSLGETLRPVTPMSPHGTMLQGIVVPAPSSVVRGLVPGQTVAQRYRVERWLGAGGSSTVYEATDLHQDMRVALKVLAVPHADAAMVARFRQEVEHARALEHVNILRVFDAGVDGERHFLTVELLDGVDLRQRLLERRATLAEALRWLTHATVALEHAHGRGVLHRDVKPANLFITRTGVLKLMDFGLAKSTHVMGTTAQGAVLGTPEYMAPEQVTGNPAVSPATDLYALGVVAYELFTGQLPFRHPEPVPLMFLHVQERPVPPRTLRPALPEPFERVVLRLLEKRPDDRYRSAAELRTALAKLWPHALNGDASVAARAPAPPLARARAPGPGGGTG from the coding sequence GTGCACTCGACCGACGACGAAGAAGGCGTGGCGTACCTGGGGGGTGCCGCGCCGGAGCCGCAATTGCGGGTGACTCCGCCGCCGGCCATCGTGAAGCCGCCGCCCCGCGCCGGCCTCCCCCCTGTCCCGCAGCGGATGGAAACCCCTCCCGACGCGACATTCCATCCGGTGACGCCACCACCGGCCCTGTCGCTCGGGGAGACCCTGCGGCCAGTGACGCCCATGTCGCCGCACGGCACGATGCTCCAGGGCATCGTGGTGCCCGCGCCCTCCAGCGTCGTGCGAGGCCTGGTGCCCGGCCAGACGGTGGCCCAGCGATACCGCGTGGAGCGCTGGCTGGGCGCCGGGGGCAGCTCTACCGTGTACGAGGCCACCGACCTCCACCAGGACATGCGCGTGGCCCTCAAGGTCCTCGCGGTGCCCCATGCGGATGCCGCGATGGTGGCGCGCTTCCGCCAGGAGGTGGAGCACGCCCGGGCGCTGGAGCACGTCAACATCCTGCGTGTCTTCGATGCGGGCGTGGACGGCGAGCGGCACTTCCTCACCGTGGAGTTGCTGGATGGCGTGGATTTGCGTCAGCGGCTGCTGGAGCGGCGCGCCACGTTGGCGGAGGCGCTGCGCTGGCTCACCCACGCGACGGTGGCGCTGGAACACGCGCACGGCCGGGGCGTGCTCCACCGCGACGTGAAGCCCGCCAACCTCTTCATCACCCGCACCGGCGTGCTCAAGCTGATGGACTTCGGGCTCGCCAAGAGCACGCACGTCATGGGGACGACGGCCCAGGGCGCGGTGCTCGGCACGCCGGAGTACATGGCTCCCGAGCAGGTGACGGGCAACCCCGCGGTGTCACCCGCCACGGACCTGTACGCGCTCGGCGTGGTGGCCTACGAGCTGTTCACCGGACAGCTTCCGTTCCGCCACCCGGAGCCCGTGCCGCTGATGTTCCTGCACGTCCAGGAGCGCCCCGTCCCGCCGCGCACATTGCGACCGGCGCTGCCGGAGCCCTTCGAGCGCGTCGTGCTGCGGCTGCTGGAGAAACGCCCCGACGACCGCTACCGGTCCGCTGCCGAGCTCCGCACCGCGCTGGCGAAGCTGTGGCCCCACGCACTGAATGGTGATGCGTCGGTGGCGGCACGAGCACCGGCGCCGCCCCTCGCGCGCGCCCGAGCACCGGGCCCGGGAGGCGGCACGGGCTGA
- a CDS encoding MBL fold hydrolase: MSSTIAPVPSPSQSSDLRLVPVEIAPETFWVGKREPGNIFYANPYLLRFRGTDKKTQRPTEFNLLIDPGSSSDFSTIHTKVTSLIGGMERLSAMFINHQDPDVGSSASIISARYAPRAGLLCSEDTWRLIVHQNLPRHRFIPTEKFAQGLSVPTGHRLLPVPSPFCHFRGAVMLYDPQTRVLFTGDLFGGLTDSNAKGIWADESDWAGIRAFHQIYMPVNSALQRTVAAIRKLEPGVEMIAPQHGRIIRGPLVQQFLDRMEKLQVGLDIMDEAQDRTHLQAWNAVLDRVVSLARGYLGDSVEAKLAASPELSDTAQYDGTRLVVSRLGKWTLEHVVDLLCHGEPPEIAGPIIVEATSAAAEYNLPTPHLDIEGVGAPSHVSLLDP, translated from the coding sequence ATGAGCAGCACCATCGCCCCAGTCCCAAGCCCGAGCCAGAGCTCCGACCTCCGCCTCGTGCCGGTGGAGATTGCCCCCGAGACGTTCTGGGTGGGCAAGCGCGAGCCCGGCAACATCTTCTACGCCAACCCCTACCTGCTGCGCTTCCGCGGTACGGACAAGAAGACGCAGCGGCCCACGGAGTTCAACCTCCTCATCGACCCGGGCTCGAGCAGCGACTTCTCCACCATCCACACCAAGGTGACGTCGCTCATTGGTGGCATGGAGCGGCTGTCGGCCATGTTCATCAACCACCAGGACCCGGACGTGGGCTCGTCGGCGAGCATCATCTCCGCGCGCTACGCGCCCCGGGCCGGGCTGCTGTGCTCGGAGGACACCTGGCGGCTCATCGTCCACCAGAACCTGCCGCGCCACCGCTTCATCCCCACGGAGAAGTTCGCGCAGGGCCTCAGCGTGCCCACGGGCCACCGGTTGCTGCCGGTTCCCTCGCCCTTCTGCCACTTCCGCGGCGCCGTCATGCTCTATGACCCGCAGACGCGCGTGCTCTTCACCGGAGACCTCTTTGGCGGGCTCACCGACTCCAACGCCAAGGGCATCTGGGCGGACGAATCCGACTGGGCGGGCATCCGCGCCTTCCATCAAATCTACATGCCGGTGAACTCCGCGCTGCAACGCACGGTGGCGGCCATCCGCAAGCTGGAGCCGGGCGTGGAGATGATTGCGCCGCAGCACGGCCGCATCATCCGGGGGCCGCTGGTGCAGCAGTTCCTGGACCGGATGGAGAAGCTCCAGGTGGGCCTGGACATCATGGACGAGGCCCAGGACCGCACGCACCTGCAGGCCTGGAATGCCGTGCTGGACCGGGTGGTGTCGCTGGCGCGCGGCTACCTGGGTGACTCCGTGGAGGCCAAGCTGGCCGCGAGCCCGGAGCTGTCGGACACAGCGCAGTACGACGGCACGCGGCTGGTGGTGAGCCGCCTGGGCAAGTGGACGCTGGAGCACGTGGTGGACCTGCTGTGCCACGGCGAGCCGCCGGAGATTGCCGGCCCCATCATCGTCGAGGCCACCAGCGCCGCGGCCGAGTACAACCTGCCCACGCCGCACCTGGACATCGAGGGCGTGGGGGCACCGTCCCACGTTTCGCTGCTCGACCCCTGA
- a CDS encoding YqaA family protein: MPDPSVLATWGLPGLFLVAMLAGSVVPVPSEALLAALVYGGTAPVTAIGVATTGNVLGALSLYVLGRWVAGGGGGALGRWYARRREKEGPRMQRVEAWTRKWGAPALIMSWMPVVGDAFVIAGGMLGVRPLPFVFFVTLGKGLRYLAVALSAAATL; encoded by the coding sequence ATGCCCGACCCGTCCGTACTCGCCACCTGGGGCCTCCCGGGGTTGTTCCTCGTCGCGATGCTTGCGGGCTCCGTGGTTCCAGTGCCGTCGGAGGCGCTGCTGGCCGCGCTCGTCTACGGCGGGACGGCGCCCGTTACCGCCATCGGAGTGGCCACCACGGGCAACGTGCTGGGCGCGCTGTCGCTCTACGTGCTGGGCCGGTGGGTGGCGGGTGGTGGTGGAGGCGCCTTGGGGCGCTGGTACGCGCGGCGCCGTGAGAAGGAGGGGCCTCGCATGCAGCGCGTGGAGGCCTGGACGCGGAAGTGGGGCGCGCCCGCGCTCATCATGTCCTGGATGCCCGTGGTGGGTGACGCGTTCGTCATCGCCGGCGGCATGCTGGGGGTGCGCCCGCTGCCTTTCGTCTTCTTCGTCACGCTCGGCAAGGGCCTTCGTTATCTCGCCGTCGCCCTGTCCGCCGCCGCCACGCTGTAG
- a CDS encoding lamin tail domain-containing protein, whose protein sequence is MRDDATPSSHVQSNWRRHVAALLLAVLAACGGEDTALESVGLDGAEVGQRQDALGEVRLRLVAANTSSGNGQDYDPGHGIRIFQGTDADVVMIQEFNYKSNSAADIRGFVDTTFGTQFHYYREGGAQIPNGIISRYPIIASGEWDDPYVSNRDFAWARIDVPGPKDLWAVSVHFLTTGSSNRNSEASNLVSRIKANIPAGDYLVIGGDLNTGSRNESAFSTLSQVVRTAGPHPADKNGNTNTNAGRNAPYDHVLVDSDLFAYQTPVVIGGSTFTNGLVVDTRVYSPLSDIAPALSGDSGASGMQHMAVIKDFLIPGDSSPGNNASVTVTSPNGGESWAGGSVRDITWTSTSVTNVKLEYTLNGSTWSTLAASTAASAGSYAWTVPSSATTTAQVRISDASNASVSDLSNAAFTITTVPTGGTGKVIINEVMVNEPGSNVAGEFVELVNTGTGAVDLSGWTVSDAASLRHTFPGGTSLAAGGVIVVFGGAAGIPAGTPNAVSASTGTLGLSNSGDTVTVKTATGTVVESAVLSSGVSGTDGVSANRSPDLGATATFVLHTSLSSLQSSPGRRVNGSAF, encoded by the coding sequence ATGCGTGACGACGCAACTCCTTCAAGCCATGTGCAGTCGAACTGGCGGCGACATGTCGCCGCGCTGTTGCTGGCGGTGCTCGCGGCGTGTGGTGGCGAGGACACGGCGCTGGAGTCCGTGGGGCTCGACGGCGCGGAAGTCGGGCAGCGGCAGGACGCGCTGGGTGAGGTCCGTCTTCGCCTGGTGGCGGCCAACACGTCCAGCGGCAACGGGCAGGACTACGACCCGGGCCACGGCATCCGCATCTTCCAGGGCACGGACGCCGACGTGGTGATGATTCAGGAGTTCAACTACAAGTCGAACTCCGCGGCGGACATCCGTGGCTTCGTGGACACGACGTTCGGCACGCAGTTCCACTACTACCGCGAGGGTGGGGCGCAGATTCCCAACGGCATCATCAGCCGCTACCCCATCATCGCCTCGGGCGAGTGGGATGACCCGTACGTCTCCAACCGCGACTTCGCCTGGGCGCGCATCGACGTGCCGGGCCCGAAGGACCTCTGGGCGGTGAGCGTGCACTTCCTCACCACGGGCAGCAGCAACCGCAACTCGGAGGCCAGCAATCTGGTCAGCCGCATCAAGGCCAACATCCCCGCGGGCGACTACCTCGTCATCGGCGGAGACTTGAACACCGGCAGCCGCAACGAGTCCGCATTCAGCACGCTGTCCCAGGTGGTGCGCACGGCGGGCCCGCACCCGGCGGACAAGAATGGCAACACCAACACCAACGCGGGCCGCAACGCCCCGTATGACCACGTGCTGGTGGACAGCGACCTGTTCGCGTACCAGACGCCCGTTGTCATCGGTGGCAGCACCTTCACCAACGGCCTGGTGGTGGATACGCGCGTCTACTCGCCGCTGAGCGACATCGCGCCCGCGCTGTCCGGTGACAGCGGGGCCTCTGGCATGCAGCACATGGCCGTCATCAAGGACTTCCTCATCCCGGGCGACAGCTCGCCCGGCAACAATGCCTCCGTCACGGTGACGTCGCCCAACGGCGGTGAGAGCTGGGCGGGCGGGAGCGTGCGCGACATCACCTGGACGTCGACCAGCGTCACGAACGTGAAGCTGGAGTACACGCTCAATGGCAGCACCTGGAGCACGCTGGCCGCCAGCACGGCCGCCTCCGCGGGCAGCTACGCGTGGACGGTGCCGTCCAGCGCCACCACCACCGCGCAGGTCCGCATCAGCGACGCGTCCAACGCGAGCGTCAGCGACCTCAGCAACGCGGCCTTCACCATCACCACGGTGCCGACGGGCGGCACGGGCAAGGTCATCATCAACGAGGTGATGGTCAACGAGCCGGGCTCGAACGTCGCGGGCGAGTTCGTGGAGTTGGTGAACACGGGCACCGGGGCGGTGGACCTGAGCGGGTGGACGGTGTCCGACGCGGCCAGCCTGCGTCACACCTTCCCCGGTGGCACCTCGCTGGCGGCGGGCGGCGTCATCGTGGTGTTCGGCGGCGCGGCGGGCATCCCGGCCGGCACGCCCAACGCGGTGTCCGCCTCCACGGGCACGCTGGGCCTGTCCAACAGCGGTGACACCGTCACCGTGAAGACGGCGACTGGCACGGTGGTGGAGTCCGCGGTGTTGTCCTCCGGTGTGAGTGGCACGGATGGCGTGTCCGCCAACCGCAGCCCGGACCTGGGCGCCACGGCGACCTTCGTGCTGCACACCAGCCTGTCCAGCCTGCAGTCCTCGCCGGGCCGTCGCGTCAACGGCTCGGCGTTCTGA
- a CDS encoding AI-2E family transporter — protein sequence MATEQTARRVFTGLIILSIILLALVVRPFAKAFFLAAVLAGTFYGLYSRLSRKLRGHNNLAAGVIVSGVILALLLPLGGLTAFIVTEVSDGVKFVSDTVQREGVEGLIGKIPSPVRGPVERLLERIPLEQAQLDETLQQQVSTQGGTAARAVTGAVAATGSIAFQTVMMLIALFFLLTEGARLVSWVESVSPLRRGQTREILREFRSVSVAVLVSSVATAGVQAAAALVGFLIARVPAALFFAGVAFFMALIPAVGAAIVVLVAAALMFFSGHPWAALFLAIWGTVVVGLVDNIVKPLLARRGMHQHAAIVFFALLGGLAAFGTVGLLLGPLIVAFFLALLRIYERDYGRPTPRPGDPATPGGPSGDESLIIRPSVLSAETRERVPLSPTPPENH from the coding sequence ATGGCAACCGAGCAGACCGCCCGGCGGGTGTTCACTGGCCTCATCATCCTTTCCATCATCCTGCTCGCCCTGGTTGTCCGCCCGTTCGCCAAGGCCTTCTTCCTGGCGGCGGTGCTCGCGGGAACCTTCTACGGCCTCTACTCGCGGCTGAGCCGGAAGCTCCGCGGACACAACAACCTGGCGGCGGGGGTCATCGTCTCGGGAGTCATCCTGGCCCTGCTCCTCCCCCTGGGTGGTCTCACGGCCTTCATCGTCACCGAGGTGTCGGACGGCGTGAAGTTCGTCTCTGACACGGTGCAGCGGGAAGGGGTGGAAGGACTGATTGGCAAGATTCCCAGCCCCGTGCGAGGCCCGGTAGAGAGGCTGCTGGAGCGCATCCCCCTGGAGCAGGCCCAGCTCGACGAGACGCTCCAGCAGCAGGTGAGCACCCAGGGCGGCACAGCGGCGCGGGCCGTCACCGGCGCGGTGGCCGCGACGGGCTCCATCGCGTTCCAGACGGTGATGATGCTCATCGCCCTCTTCTTCCTGCTGACGGAGGGCGCGCGGCTGGTGAGTTGGGTGGAGAGCGTCTCGCCCCTGCGGCGCGGCCAGACGCGTGAAATCCTGCGGGAGTTCCGCAGCGTCTCCGTGGCGGTGCTCGTCTCGTCGGTGGCCACCGCGGGCGTGCAGGCGGCGGCGGCGCTCGTCGGTTTCCTCATCGCCCGCGTCCCCGCGGCGCTCTTCTTCGCGGGCGTGGCGTTCTTCATGGCGCTCATCCCCGCCGTGGGCGCCGCCATCGTGGTGCTGGTCGCCGCGGCGCTGATGTTCTTCAGCGGCCACCCGTGGGCGGCGCTGTTCCTCGCCATCTGGGGCACGGTGGTGGTGGGGCTGGTGGACAACATCGTGAAGCCGCTGCTGGCCAGGCGCGGCATGCACCAGCACGCGGCCATCGTCTTCTTCGCGCTGCTCGGAGGCCTGGCCGCGTTTGGCACGGTGGGCCTGCTGTTGGGGCCCCTCATCGTGGCCTTCTTCCTGGCCCTGCTGCGCATCTACGAGCGCGACTACGGCCGGCCCACGCCGCGCCCCGGAGACCCGGCCACGCCCGGAGGTCCGAGCGGCGACGAAAGCCTCATCATCCGCCCGTCCGTGCTGTCGGCGGAGACGCGCGAGCGCGTGCCCCTGTCGCCCACGCCGCCGGAGAACCACTGA